A genomic segment from Pseudomonas sp. M30-35 encodes:
- a CDS encoding LysR family transcriptional regulator, with amino-acid sequence MFSSERLKGIDVFVSVADLGSFTAAAERLNLSSSAVSKSVARLEGRLGVRLFQRTIRRLSLTEAGETFYRTCIAVLTDLEEVELALTSEHLKPQGRVRIDLPASYGRLHVLPLILDFVKQHPGLHPHVSFSDRFVDPAQEGIDIVVRIGGSDAWAANLGHRFFGAQRLIFCASPSYLRAHGTPQSAQDLQHHQCVGYGQNDGLVGPWFFKGRQAGDMERRVMSAHIAVGDGEGEVMAALAGLGIAQLPTWLTQRHLDAGTLVEVLPQLATDGLPMNLVWLKSRENLPKVHALLEYLSARLEPSGSAR; translated from the coding sequence ATGTTTTCATCAGAAAGACTTAAGGGCATCGATGTGTTTGTCAGCGTGGCTGATCTTGGTAGCTTTACTGCTGCGGCAGAGCGTCTGAATCTAAGTAGTTCTGCGGTGAGTAAAAGTGTCGCGCGGCTTGAGGGACGACTCGGCGTGCGTCTGTTCCAGCGCACCATTCGGCGTTTGTCGCTGACAGAAGCGGGAGAAACGTTCTACCGCACCTGTATCGCAGTGCTGACTGATCTTGAAGAGGTCGAGTTGGCATTGACCTCTGAGCATCTGAAACCGCAGGGCAGGGTACGGATTGATTTACCCGCTTCTTACGGGCGTTTGCATGTATTGCCCTTGATCCTCGATTTCGTTAAGCAGCATCCAGGCTTGCATCCGCACGTGTCATTCTCCGACCGCTTTGTCGATCCGGCGCAGGAAGGCATCGATATTGTCGTACGCATCGGTGGCTCAGATGCATGGGCGGCAAATTTGGGGCATCGCTTTTTTGGCGCTCAACGACTGATCTTTTGTGCATCACCCAGCTATTTGAGGGCACACGGCACACCGCAGTCTGCACAGGATCTACAGCACCATCAGTGTGTCGGGTATGGGCAGAACGATGGCTTGGTCGGCCCTTGGTTTTTCAAAGGACGACAGGCTGGCGATATGGAACGTCGGGTGATGAGTGCGCATATTGCTGTCGGTGATGGCGAAGGCGAGGTGATGGCTGCGCTTGCCGGGCTCGGTATTGCACAGTTACCGACGTGGTTAACCCAGCGCCACTTAGATGCTGGCACCTTGGTCGAAGTGCTACCGCAACTGGCCACGGACGGTTTGCCAATGAATCTGGTGTGGCTGAAAAGTCGTGAAAATCTGCCCAAGGTGCATGCGCTTCTTGAGTACCTGAGCGCCAGACTCGAGCCGTCAGGCAGCGCGCGTTAG
- a CDS encoding MFS transporter, giving the protein MQSLAVADAAQTSAIPSRTGVQILIMAIAAFIIVTTEFLIVGLLPSLANDLDISITLAGQVVTLFAFTVMLFGPVLTAKLAHVERKKLFSIILLVFAASNVLAAVAINIWVLALARFIPALALPVFWGTASETAGQLAGAGKSGKAVAKVYLGISAALVFGVPLGTVAADTLGWRGSFWVLAGICLLVAVLMHLVMPKLPSSPDKHPTEKQTQILRNPRFLAHVLLSVLTFTAMFTAYTYLADVLQRLAGVPASQVGWWLMGFGAVGMIGNYLGGSLVDRTPLGAMVLFLLLLGAGMLVAIAFAAEYWVLILAMIAWGIAYTALFPICQVRVMQAGAKAQALAATLNISAANAGIGFGAIIGGFGISQFGLQSLGVIATIIAALGVVVALVMMRIK; this is encoded by the coding sequence ATGCAGTCCTTAGCAGTGGCAGACGCCGCACAAACATCCGCAATCCCGTCGCGTACAGGCGTGCAAATCCTGATCATGGCGATTGCCGCCTTTATCATTGTCACCACCGAGTTTTTGATTGTCGGTTTACTCCCCTCATTGGCTAACGATCTGGATATATCCATCACTTTGGCCGGTCAGGTGGTCACACTGTTCGCCTTCACTGTGATGCTCTTCGGCCCAGTGTTAACGGCTAAATTAGCCCATGTTGAGCGCAAGAAACTATTCAGCATCATTCTGTTGGTGTTTGCCGCATCCAACGTGCTTGCAGCTGTGGCGATCAACATCTGGGTACTGGCCCTGGCCCGCTTTATTCCTGCGCTGGCCCTGCCGGTCTTTTGGGGCACTGCCAGTGAAACCGCTGGTCAATTAGCGGGGGCCGGCAAATCCGGCAAGGCTGTGGCTAAAGTTTACTTAGGGATTAGTGCAGCTTTGGTTTTCGGTGTGCCGTTGGGCACTGTGGCGGCAGATACTCTCGGTTGGCGCGGAAGTTTCTGGGTTCTTGCGGGTATTTGTTTGCTGGTCGCCGTGCTGATGCACCTGGTGATGCCGAAGCTACCCTCCTCGCCGGACAAACATCCGACTGAAAAACAAACTCAGATCCTGCGTAACCCGCGGTTCCTTGCTCACGTGCTGCTGTCCGTGCTGACATTTACCGCGATGTTTACCGCTTACACCTATCTGGCCGATGTTCTCCAACGTCTGGCTGGCGTACCTGCAAGTCAGGTGGGCTGGTGGCTGATGGGCTTCGGCGCTGTCGGCATGATCGGCAACTATTTGGGCGGTAGCTTGGTCGACCGCACGCCTCTTGGGGCTATGGTTTTGTTTCTGCTGCTACTGGGTGCAGGCATGCTCGTGGCGATAGCCTTTGCTGCTGAGTACTGGGTGCTGATTCTCGCCATGATTGCGTGGGGAATCGCCTACACCGCGTTGTTTCCGATATGTCAGGTTCGGGTAATGCAGGCAGGTGCAAAGGCTCAGGCGCTTGCTGCGACCCTGAATATATCTGCGGCAAATGCAGGCATCGGCTTCGGCGCCATTATCGGTGGGTTCGGTATTAGCCAGTTTGGCTTGCAGTCATTGGGCGTGATCGCAACGATAATCGCAGCCCTTGGTGTCGTCGTAGCACTGGTGATGATGCGCATCAAATAA
- a CDS encoding HlyD family secretion protein, which yields MTPDQRFARWVQIAIAALACCFIYFLTADLSMPLTPQAQLTRSVLKIAPRVSGQVSELAITNNQHVQPGQLLFRLDPQPFELAVQQAKLAVEQAQQDNIELDAQLKAAQAEVSAAKAKSSDLAAQAKRMRSLIGRQLVSRQVYDTLEAQRLAAVASVSAAQARCVELQARRGTNDQDNLRVRQALNALHRARLNLEYTQVRAERSGVISNLQLTPGTYVAAGTPVAAMVEDSVDIIADFREKALRYVDTQTPAIVVFDARPGERFTAKVSHFDAGVREGQIEANGQLAAPVHSERWVRDAQRQRVHLQLDEGLPFTLPTGAKATVQLIPLDNAFVAAIAALQIRLISWLHYVY from the coding sequence ATGACTCCAGATCAACGATTTGCCCGCTGGGTTCAAATCGCTATCGCGGCCTTGGCCTGCTGCTTTATTTACTTTCTGACCGCTGATCTGAGTATGCCTTTAACACCGCAAGCACAGCTTACCCGTTCAGTGCTGAAGATCGCTCCGCGCGTGTCCGGACAAGTCAGTGAGCTGGCAATTACCAACAACCAACATGTGCAACCGGGGCAGTTACTGTTTCGCCTTGATCCTCAACCCTTTGAACTTGCGGTTCAGCAGGCCAAGCTCGCCGTTGAGCAAGCACAGCAGGACAATATAGAGCTGGATGCACAGCTCAAGGCCGCACAGGCTGAAGTCAGTGCCGCCAAAGCCAAGTCGAGCGACCTGGCCGCGCAGGCCAAGCGCATGCGTAGCCTGATCGGTCGCCAGCTAGTCTCACGCCAGGTCTATGACACACTCGAAGCCCAGCGCCTTGCGGCTGTAGCTTCGGTCAGTGCGGCTCAAGCCAGATGCGTCGAACTGCAAGCGCGCCGCGGCACTAACGACCAGGATAATTTACGTGTCCGCCAAGCTCTTAATGCCCTGCACCGCGCTCGCTTAAACCTTGAATACACACAAGTGCGAGCAGAGCGCAGCGGCGTGATCAGCAACCTGCAATTGACCCCGGGAACCTACGTTGCCGCAGGAACGCCTGTGGCCGCAATGGTTGAGGACAGCGTGGACATAATTGCTGATTTCCGTGAAAAGGCACTGCGTTATGTAGACACACAAACACCGGCTATCGTGGTGTTCGACGCGCGTCCAGGCGAGCGCTTCACTGCAAAGGTCAGCCATTTTGATGCAGGTGTGCGCGAAGGTCAGATCGAAGCCAATGGCCAGTTGGCGGCGCCCGTACACTCAGAGCGCTGGGTGCGAGATGCGCAGCGCCAACGCGTGCATCTGCAGCTTGATGAAGGATTGCCTTTCACCTTACCCACCGGTGCCAAGGCCACGGTTCAGTTGATCCCGCTGGACAATGCTTTTGTCGCAGCCATCGCTGCACTGCAAATCCGCCTGATTAGCTGGCTGCATTATGTCTATTAA
- a CDS encoding DUF2955 domain-containing protein codes for MSINAATTGSQLNGHRPLSNNDLRQCLRIATGGTLALLMCKLLNLEYGSFFCVYPMLLLGLVPRLNAHLLRQFFAQGIVVNLEVAVLYGLFGGRPLLMVPLVFALFYYRFALMTKGPFFLFGALGAVFLSIQLNFASYPQTDVNDMIWYNSWAICQAAAIAGLMFYLFPDTEPRAPRQVASKDVPSRRHEALLGATVATLSFIVFQGLNLHDSLSAQVASILVLFPMHWKGVHFAGRVRAVGTLLGCAIALLIMLLLYNHYDVLPLVVLLVWIAAMFCARWHMLENGVPGIGFGALTTLAILFGQSLTPDHDIMYATLYRLSSVCIAVLLTLLTVFVLHRLLNRFAATRHFSH; via the coding sequence ATGTCTATTAATGCAGCGACTACGGGGTCACAGCTGAACGGCCATCGGCCGCTGAGCAATAATGATCTGCGCCAATGCCTGCGTATTGCCACAGGCGGAACTTTAGCCCTGCTGATGTGCAAATTGCTCAACCTGGAATATGGCTCGTTCTTCTGCGTTTACCCGATGCTGTTGCTGGGTTTGGTGCCCAGGCTCAACGCCCATCTACTTCGCCAGTTCTTCGCCCAAGGAATAGTCGTCAATCTCGAGGTCGCCGTGCTTTACGGCCTGTTCGGGGGCCGTCCCTTGCTTATGGTGCCGCTGGTATTTGCTCTGTTTTATTATCGGTTTGCGCTGATGACCAAAGGGCCGTTTTTTTTGTTTGGCGCACTCGGCGCTGTGTTTCTATCGATCCAACTAAATTTCGCCAGCTATCCGCAAACCGATGTTAACGACATGATCTGGTACAACAGCTGGGCAATTTGTCAGGCAGCTGCAATTGCCGGATTGATGTTTTATCTGTTTCCCGACACTGAGCCAAGAGCGCCGCGCCAAGTCGCTAGCAAAGACGTGCCGAGTCGCCGCCATGAAGCGCTGCTCGGTGCTACGGTCGCGACACTTTCTTTTATCGTGTTCCAAGGCCTCAATCTGCATGACTCGCTGTCCGCTCAAGTTGCCAGCATTCTGGTTTTATTTCCGATGCATTGGAAAGGCGTGCATTTTGCGGGGCGAGTGCGTGCTGTCGGCACATTATTGGGGTGTGCGATTGCCTTGCTGATCATGCTTCTGCTTTACAACCATTACGACGTTTTGCCACTGGTGGTGCTACTGGTATGGATTGCGGCAATGTTTTGCGCGCGCTGGCATATGCTCGAAAATGGTGTGCCGGGCATTGGCTTCGGCGCACTCACGACACTGGCAATTTTATTCGGCCAGTCGCTCACCCCTGATCACGACATCATGTATGCAACGCTGTACCGCTTAAGCTCAGTTTGCATTGCTGTGTTGCTGACCTTATTGACCGTGTTTGTCTTGCATCGACTGCTCAATCGCTTCGCTGCTACCCGCCACTTCAGCCATTAA
- a CDS encoding ATP-dependent DNA helicase, giving the protein MNYQVAVRALCEFTAKVGDLDLRFTPSPTAQEGMTGHAIVLARRGPGYCPELTLSGEYHGLLVRGRADGYDPDQNLLEEIKTHRGDISRIPENHRLLHWAQAKVYGWLLCAERELPEINLAVVYFNVLTQHETAFHLTVSAEELQQFFNLQCSRYIHWAEYERAHRLRRDESLLRLKFPHAEFRNGQRQLANTVYRAARDGHCLMAQATTGIGKTLGTLFPQLKAFPEQKLDRLFFVTAKTPGRRLALDALHTLRSQETAMPLRVLEHVARDKACEHPDKACHGDSCPLAKGFYDRLPDARKAALDSQWLNHQNVRKIALEHQVCPYYLSQELCRWADVVVCDYNYYFDMGGLLYGLTLLNEWRITLLVDEAHNLIDRARGMYTAELNQQRFEALRLIAPKVMKAPLERISRHWRQLELEQQVAYQVYPTAPDLFVMALQKAVSTLTDHLSEQPAGNATELLHFYLDAMLFCRLAEAFGPHSLFDISRDDSSGKSVSTLCIRNIVPAPFLAPRFEDAHSCTLFSATLSPANYYADLLGLPEKTPSIDVDSPFSAEQLQVQAVSNLSTRFAHRDYSLGPIAALIARQYAEKPGNYLAFFSSYSYLQAAVDELRQAHPHIPVWQQSRKMDESERQAFLDRFTSHSRGVGFAVLGGAFGEGIDLPGDQLIGAFIATLGLPQTNPVNEQVKLRMDAMFGSNKGYGYTYLYPGLQKVVQAAGRVIRTVQDQGVVYLIDDRFNQPAIRKLLPTWWKVDRCRLPLDPPAGLKTNIGPNDYN; this is encoded by the coding sequence TTGAATTATCAGGTTGCTGTCCGCGCACTGTGCGAGTTCACGGCCAAGGTCGGTGATCTGGACTTGCGCTTTACGCCTTCACCCACCGCGCAAGAAGGTATGACCGGTCATGCAATTGTGCTTGCCAGGCGAGGCCCCGGTTATTGCCCAGAACTGACGCTGAGCGGCGAATACCACGGGTTATTGGTGCGTGGTCGCGCCGATGGTTACGACCCGGACCAGAACCTGCTTGAAGAAATCAAAACACACCGTGGCGATATCAGCCGTATTCCCGAGAACCACCGTTTACTGCATTGGGCTCAGGCAAAAGTTTATGGTTGGCTGCTGTGCGCCGAGCGCGAGCTGCCTGAAATCAACTTGGCAGTGGTTTATTTCAATGTACTGACTCAGCATGAGACGGCGTTTCACCTGACCGTCAGTGCAGAAGAGCTGCAGCAGTTTTTCAACCTGCAATGCAGCCGCTACATCCACTGGGCCGAATACGAGCGTGCTCATCGCCTGCGCCGCGATGAGTCTTTGCTGCGCCTGAAATTCCCCCATGCCGAATTTCGCAACGGCCAACGCCAACTGGCTAATACAGTTTATCGGGCCGCACGTGATGGCCACTGCTTAATGGCACAAGCAACCACTGGTATCGGCAAAACCCTTGGCACCTTGTTTCCGCAACTCAAGGCCTTTCCCGAGCAAAAGCTTGATCGCCTGTTCTTTGTTACCGCAAAAACACCGGGCAGGCGCCTGGCCCTGGATGCGCTGCATACCTTACGCAGCCAGGAAACCGCCATGCCGCTGCGCGTGCTTGAGCATGTTGCCCGAGATAAAGCCTGTGAACATCCAGACAAAGCCTGCCACGGCGACTCTTGCCCGTTGGCCAAAGGTTTTTATGATCGCCTGCCGGATGCGCGCAAAGCTGCGCTCGACAGCCAGTGGCTCAATCATCAGAACGTACGCAAAATTGCTCTGGAGCATCAGGTCTGCCCATATTACCTGAGTCAGGAATTGTGTCGATGGGCTGATGTTGTAGTCTGCGATTACAACTACTACTTTGACATGGGCGGCTTGCTGTATGGCCTGACCCTGCTCAACGAATGGCGCATTACACTGCTGGTTGATGAGGCGCACAACCTGATTGACCGCGCCCGAGGTATGTACACCGCAGAGCTCAACCAACAACGTTTTGAAGCCCTGCGGTTGATCGCGCCTAAGGTGATGAAGGCCCCGCTTGAGCGTATCAGCCGGCACTGGCGACAATTAGAACTTGAGCAACAGGTCGCGTATCAGGTCTATCCCACCGCGCCAGACTTGTTTGTGATGGCGTTGCAAAAAGCCGTCAGCACGCTAACCGATCACCTCAGTGAACAACCCGCCGGCAATGCCACAGAACTGCTGCATTTTTATTTGGATGCCATGTTGTTCTGCCGGCTGGCCGAAGCCTTTGGCCCACACTCTCTGTTCGATATCAGCCGCGATGACAGCTCTGGCAAATCAGTTTCGACCCTGTGTATTCGCAACATCGTCCCCGCGCCATTTCTGGCTCCACGCTTCGAGGATGCACACAGTTGCACCTTGTTTTCCGCAACATTGAGCCCGGCCAACTATTACGCTGACCTGCTCGGGCTGCCTGAAAAAACGCCATCGATTGATGTGGACTCACCGTTCAGCGCTGAGCAACTCCAGGTTCAAGCCGTCAGTAATTTGTCCACGCGCTTTGCCCACCGCGATTACTCACTGGGGCCGATCGCGGCACTGATCGCCCGCCAATACGCCGAAAAACCCGGCAACTATTTGGCCTTTTTCAGCAGTTACAGTTACCTCCAGGCTGCCGTCGATGAGTTGCGCCAAGCACATCCACATATCCCGGTCTGGCAGCAGTCCCGGAAAATGGATGAAAGCGAGCGTCAGGCGTTTCTTGATCGATTTACCAGCCACAGTCGTGGCGTCGGCTTTGCCGTCCTGGGTGGAGCATTTGGCGAGGGTATCGATTTGCCCGGCGACCAGTTGATTGGCGCATTTATCGCGACGTTGGGTTTGCCGCAAACCAACCCAGTCAATGAACAGGTAAAGCTGCGCATGGATGCGATGTTTGGTAGCAACAAGGGATACGGCTACACCTATCTTTATCCGGGCCTGCAAAAAGTCGTGCAGGCGGCTGGCCGGGTTATTCGCACGGTGCAGGATCAAGGCGTTGTGTATCTGATTGATGATCGTTTTAATCAGCCAGCCATACGCAAACTTCTACCTACGTGGTGGAAAGTTGACCGCTGCCGATTACCGCTCGACCCCCCCGCAGGACTGAAGACTAACATCGGGCCAAACGACTACAACTAA
- a CDS encoding LysR family transcriptional regulator, whose amino-acid sequence MDVFQAMRVFARVVDSGSFTAAAQALDLSTAQVSRLVSELENHLQARLLQRTTRRLHLTEVGSRYLERCRQILNEMDDANAEASGAHLKPRGRLKVHSITGLGTQLLAPLAARYCQLFPDVNIDMTLSQHHPDLIDDGQDVVFTMARELPDSELVAQLLGSNYSVVCAAPSYLEQHGIPKSLDDLAEHRCLRLIDPVFGDSWTFNDNGVERAISLGETFQVNVAEAMAQTAAAGLGICLLPDLVAAKAFQQGKLVRILVEHQLHERGVYALYPSRRFLDAKVRTWVEFLKDEIPVAFANNRAVVENPQYWA is encoded by the coding sequence ATGGATGTTTTTCAGGCAATGCGTGTGTTTGCCCGGGTGGTCGATTCAGGTAGCTTCACCGCTGCAGCGCAGGCGCTCGACCTCTCAACCGCTCAGGTATCGCGATTAGTTTCTGAGCTTGAGAATCATCTGCAAGCACGCTTGCTGCAACGCACTACGCGGCGCTTGCACTTGACCGAAGTAGGCAGTCGCTACCTTGAGCGTTGCCGGCAGATACTTAACGAGATGGATGATGCCAACGCCGAGGCCAGCGGCGCGCATTTAAAGCCACGCGGGCGACTCAAAGTGCATTCAATCACCGGGCTCGGCACGCAGCTATTGGCGCCGCTAGCCGCGCGCTATTGCCAGCTATTCCCGGACGTGAACATCGATATGACCCTTTCCCAGCATCATCCGGATCTAATAGATGATGGCCAGGATGTGGTGTTCACCATGGCGCGTGAGTTGCCTGATTCTGAACTGGTGGCGCAGTTGCTTGGAAGTAACTACAGCGTGGTCTGTGCGGCGCCGTCTTACCTTGAGCAACACGGCATTCCAAAGTCCTTGGATGACCTTGCTGAACATCGTTGTTTACGCTTGATTGATCCGGTGTTCGGCGACAGTTGGACCTTCAATGACAACGGCGTTGAGCGGGCTATCAGCCTCGGCGAAACATTTCAGGTCAATGTTGCTGAGGCAATGGCGCAGACGGCGGCAGCGGGGCTGGGCATCTGTCTGTTGCCGGATCTTGTCGCCGCTAAAGCTTTTCAGCAGGGCAAGCTAGTGCGCATTTTGGTCGAGCACCAGTTGCATGAGCGTGGCGTGTACGCGCTGTATCCCTCACGGCGTTTTCTCGATGCCAAAGTGCGAACCTGGGTCGAGTTTCTCAAAGACGAAATACCCGTAGCCTTTGCCAATAACCGAGCGGTGGTAGAAAACCCTCAATATTGGGCGTAG
- a CDS encoding TonB-dependent siderophore receptor — protein MARKIACMAGLTIGLLSDASFAEEKNESLQLEAMTITSEFDYESATGPVEGYQATRSASATKTDTAIRDIPQSISVIPNTVLQDLNTSDVERALDFAGGVSKQNDFGGLTLFEYSIRGFATSEFYKDGFSANRGYPATPDAANIERIEVLKGPAASLYGRGDPGGTVNIVTKKPQAEAFTKLQTSAGSWDQYRTTLDVNTPLDPQGDLLSRVNIAVEDNNSFRDHVGSERVFIAPSFSWQIDPDTQLLVETEFVRHSSTFDRGIVVPTSNKSRLSRRTFLGEPNDGDVDNDNNMIQAALEHHLDETWSVRLASHYKQGELSGFASEARPLNADGHTVNRRYRERDNSWHDSITQLELRGLFDIGDWQHELLIGTEYENYRKNERVTTIAGGPYPIDIYNPVYGQPKPNGTRSGSDFYQQVKSQALNLQDQIVFSEKLRGLIGARFEHVEQQIDDYTTNATSKQRHDEMTYRTGLLYQLTPAVGVFANASTSFKPNNGLDASGKAFDPEEGIGYEVGFKTELFDERLSATIAAFHIEKENVLALDPSTDSSRAIGKARSQGMDIQLAGQLSDAVRVIGAFAYIDAEVTKGDANIPTGSPLLGVAKRSGSVLAVYEFQDGVLRGSDIGAAYSYVGDRSGEAGSNFELGAYQTVDLLAHYKASDNLTVGLNLNNIFDENYYERSYSSYWVAPGAPRNFSLSLSLNL, from the coding sequence ATGGCGCGCAAAATTGCCTGTATGGCCGGGTTAACTATTGGATTGCTCAGCGATGCCAGCTTCGCTGAAGAAAAAAATGAAAGCCTGCAACTTGAGGCAATGACCATAACCTCTGAATTTGATTATGAATCAGCCACCGGTCCAGTTGAGGGCTACCAGGCGACCCGCTCTGCAAGTGCCACCAAAACCGATACCGCAATCAGGGATATTCCACAGTCCATTAGTGTGATTCCCAATACAGTGCTGCAAGACCTGAACACCTCAGATGTCGAACGCGCTCTGGATTTCGCCGGTGGCGTTTCTAAACAGAATGATTTTGGTGGCCTGACCTTATTCGAGTACAGCATTCGCGGCTTTGCGACATCCGAGTTCTACAAGGATGGCTTCAGTGCCAACCGTGGCTACCCCGCCACCCCGGATGCCGCCAATATCGAACGCATCGAGGTTCTCAAAGGCCCAGCGGCAAGTTTATATGGCCGTGGTGATCCGGGTGGCACAGTCAATATTGTCACTAAAAAACCTCAGGCTGAAGCGTTTACCAAGCTACAGACCAGTGCGGGCAGTTGGGATCAGTACCGTACGACTCTGGACGTCAACACACCGCTTGACCCACAAGGCGACCTGTTGTCGCGGGTCAATATCGCTGTCGAGGACAACAATAGCTTTCGTGATCATGTCGGCAGCGAGCGGGTGTTCATCGCGCCGTCATTCAGTTGGCAGATCGATCCAGATACGCAGCTTTTAGTCGAAACAGAATTCGTTCGTCACAGCTCAACCTTTGATCGCGGCATTGTTGTTCCGACAAGTAATAAAAGCCGTCTGTCACGTAGAACCTTCCTCGGTGAGCCGAATGATGGCGACGTCGACAATGACAACAATATGATTCAAGCGGCACTTGAGCATCACCTCGACGAGACCTGGTCTGTACGTTTGGCCAGTCATTACAAGCAAGGTGAACTGTCGGGGTTTGCCAGTGAAGCGCGTCCATTAAATGCTGACGGTCACACCGTCAACCGCCGCTACCGTGAGCGTGACAATAGTTGGCATGACAGCATCACCCAGCTGGAGCTGCGCGGTTTATTTGATATCGGCGACTGGCAGCATGAGCTGTTGATCGGCACTGAATACGAAAACTACCGTAAGAATGAACGTGTCACCACGATCGCTGGCGGACCTTATCCCATCGATATCTACAATCCGGTATACGGCCAACCCAAGCCCAACGGAACCCGCAGCGGGTCTGACTTTTACCAGCAGGTAAAAAGCCAGGCGCTGAATCTGCAAGATCAAATTGTTTTCAGTGAAAAACTTCGCGGCTTGATCGGTGCTCGCTTTGAACACGTCGAGCAACAAATCGACGACTACACAACTAACGCCACCAGTAAGCAGCGCCATGATGAAATGACTTACAGAACCGGCCTGCTTTATCAACTGACGCCTGCTGTAGGCGTATTTGCCAACGCATCCACCTCTTTCAAACCCAACAACGGTCTGGATGCTAGCGGCAAAGCGTTCGATCCAGAGGAAGGCATTGGTTATGAAGTAGGTTTCAAAACCGAGCTGTTCGATGAACGCCTTAGTGCAACCATCGCGGCATTTCATATTGAAAAGGAAAACGTTCTTGCGCTCGATCCCAGTACCGACTCGAGTCGAGCGATTGGTAAAGCGCGAAGCCAGGGGATGGACATCCAGCTCGCTGGCCAGTTAAGCGATGCCGTACGGGTGATTGGCGCATTCGCCTACATCGATGCAGAAGTCACCAAGGGTGATGCCAATATTCCAACCGGCAGCCCGCTGCTTGGCGTGGCAAAACGCAGTGGCAGTGTTCTGGCTGTGTATGAGTTTCAGGACGGCGTGTTGCGCGGCTCGGATATCGGTGCGGCTTACAGCTATGTCGGCGATCGTTCCGGCGAAGCAGGTAGCAACTTTGAGCTTGGCGCTTATCAAACCGTCGACTTGCTCGCGCATTACAAAGCCAGTGACAACCTCACCGTTGGCCTCAATCTCAATAATATTTTCGACGAAAACTACTACGAGCGCTCCTACAGCAGTTACTGGGTTGCTCCCGGTGCACCGCGCAATTTCAGCCTGAGCTTATCGCTTAACCTCTAA